From the Sulfuriferula nivalis genome, the window TAACTTCCTGCGCAATGCCCTCTTGCGGATGAATGGCGGTAATCAGTTTGGCAATATCGTAAGCGTTAATGTTAGGTTTAACAACTTGCAATACCTTTAAACCAGGTTGTGATCCTGTTAAGCAGGCTTGTGCAATAAGGTGCAGGACAAATGGCGTGGCTGCGAGCAGGATAATAAATCCAGCCATTATGCGTTTTACGGGTTTACTGATTTGAGCCAGGCTGGGTAATGTGATTATACGGGGCGTTTCGGTGAGCTGGGCGGCACGGGCAAGGTATAGTCCTGCAATGATGTTCATGAACGCAAAATAGAAAATGAAATTTAAACCAGCATGAATAAAAATTGCTAACACACCTAATAGCAGCGCAGTGCTTTCCAGCCCTGCCGCTGTAATGCTGAGTTTAACGCTGCGGCGTAACTGCCATAGTATGCCGAGCAAAATAAGTAAGAGTAGTATTGGTGTGATCGCACCACCTTCAGTACCTAATTGTAAATAATCATTGTGGGCAAAAACGCCAGCAGTTGTGTTTTCCAGTGGTGAGCGAAAAGCGGGGTAAATTCCCGTAAACGTACCCCAGCCTGTGCCAGTAAAAGGGTGTGCCCACAACATATGTAGTGCGGATTGCCACATTAACAGCCGTGCGCCTGTGGATGCGTCCTGGCTGAGTGCGAAACTGCGATTGGCGATATTGGTATCGGAGCCTAAGTTCATGCTTGCGATATAAGCACCGAAGGCGATTAAAGGTATCGCGGCAACCCACCATTTTGCTTTTGTATAACCCCAGCCTGCCCATAGTAATACTGGTAGTAGTAATAGCCAAGTTACAATTCCTCCACGTGAAGCCGTGGCGAATAACGCCATATTAATAATGAATAATCCTGCTCCGTATATCGCTGCTTTGCTGCGAGAGTTGGTATTGGTTAAGAATAAATAAGTTGCTGGAAACCATAATAAATTCATGAGTGCGGCAAAAGCATTGCGATCCACAAGTGGGCCGACAGGAAAGCCATAACCAATTTTAGCAATTACTTGCCATAAACCCCACAGAGCTAAACCAATTGCACCGAGGAAAAGCATCATGCGTAATGGAGCCCATGTGCTAGATAAATGAGGGGAATTGCTTGCTGTGATGTAGATCACAGGTAAGCCTGCTAATACAGCAAGCGTTAGCATGCTGGGGTTAGGGATGTCGCTACTGAAAGTGACAATAAACAACCAAGCCAAATAAATCAGCATGAGCCAAGTTAATGCATGATTTTTCCATGTATGTCGTGCAAATGTGCTGCTGCCTGAGATGATGACGGCAATGATTATTAGTAAACCCGTTAGGGCGCTGCCTATATACCAAAAGCCAGAGAGAATTAAGCTAATAATGAATATTGGATAAACAACAGAGCGGATTGTATTCATAAGATGCTGGGCTTAAAAAAAGGAGCTCGAGAGAGCTCCTTTTTTAGTTTCAAAGTTGAATATTATTATTTGCAAATGCTAGCTGTTAGACAAGTACTTGTAGGATCAGTAGCCCATGTAATAGGTGATGCATCCGTTGTGGCAGTAGCTGCAGTATAAGAAGGGTTTAGAATGTAAGTTTCACCCGCAAGACCACCAGTTAAAGTGGCAGTAGCTTTGATTATGCCATTTGTAGTAGTAAGCGAAGCTAGGTATTTAGTTGCTGTTGTAATATTTTGCGGAACACCATTGCTACCGCCTGAACAGCCTGTCAATGTGTTCAAATCATTTGCACACATTTCAACACCAGTTTTAGCTGCAGCAGTTGCTTGAACAACTTCAGTAAATTTAGCTTTTTTCGTGTAGTTATTGTATGACGGAATCGCGATTGCAGCCAAAATACCGATAATCGCAACAACAATCATCAATTCGATCAAGGTAAAACCTTTTTGCATTTTGTTCATGGTGTTTCTCCTAAGTATGTAGTTGAATTTTACAAAACGTCAATAGAGCCGTTTGCAAACTAATATGCAATCGCTGTGCCAATTTCAATTTGCTGTAATTTTTTTTATAAATTATATATAAATCATATAATTAAATTAAACATTCTGTTTTTGGTTAAAGTGCTGTGGTATGTTGCTGGTTGGTTTAAGTGAGCGCAACATGGCGGGATGTGACGTTTTGCGTCAGTTTGCCTTGATGAGGGATGCTGGCTAATTTTTTCAGTCTGTTCCTTGTCTGCAATAAGATATAATTGCGCCTTTGCTGTTATCTCAATTTGCACCATGTCCATAGAATCCGAAATTCACCGTCGTCGCACTTTTGCGATTATTTCTCACCCTGATGCGGGTAAAACTACGCTGACTGAAAAACTGCTCTGGTTTGGTGGCGCGATACAGGTGGCGGGTGAAGTGCGGGCGCGTAAGGCTAGCCGTCACGCGACTTCGGACTGGATGGAGCTGGAGAAGCAGCGCGGAATTTCGGTGACGTCATCGGTGATGCAGTTCCCTTACCGCGACCATATTATCAATCTGCTGGACACGCCGGGGCACGAGGATTTCTCTGAAGATACCTATAGAACGCTGACTGCGGTTGACTCTGCGATCATGGTGATTGATTCAGTCAATGGTGTGGAGGCACAGACGATCAAGTTGCTGAATGTCTGCCGCATGCGTGATACGCCTATTATTACCTTCATCAACAAGCTAGACCGTGAGGGTCGTGAGCCTATTGAATTACTGGACGAAATCGAATCGGTGCTGGGTATGCAATGCGCGCCGATGACTTGGCCTATTGGCATGGGTAAGCGTTTCCGCGGCGTGTATCATTTGTATAACGACACCGTGCTGGTATTCGATCCGCAAGCGGACAAAGGCACCAGCGAAATCATACAGGGGCTGGATAATCCGCGATTGAATGAATTTATCGGCAAGGAACAGGCGGATGAGTTGCGTGTAGATATCGAACTGGTACGCGGTGCATCGCATACGTTTGATTCGGCGGCTTATCTGGCAGGTAAACAGACGCCAGTGTTATTTGGTTCTGCGGTTAATAACTTCGGTGTGCAAATGATGCTGGATGCAGTGGTTGATTTGTCGCCCGAACCTTTGGCGCGTGTAACGGAGAGTCGTCTGGTAGCACCTGCCGAAGCGAAATTCTCGGGTTTTGTATTCAAGATACAAGCCAATATGGATCCTAAACACCGTGACCGTATCGCGTTTCTGCGGGTATGTTCCGGGCGTTTTGATCGGGGAATGAAGATCAAGCAGATTTCGTCAGGTAAATTTATGGCGGTCAATAACGCCATTACCTTTATGGCGCAAGACCGTAATACTGCGGATGAAGCCTATGCAGGTGACATCATCGGGATTCCTAACCATGGCACGATACGTCTGGGCGACACATTCACCGAAAACGAAAACCTGAAATTTACCGGCATACCTTCATTTGCACCGGAGTTCTTCCGCAAAGCGCGAATTAAAAACCCGCTGAAAATGAAACAACTGCAAAAAGGTTTGCAACAGCTGGCCGAAGAAGGTGCAACCCAGCTATTCCGTCCGATTTCATCAAATGATTTGATATTGGGTGCGGTGGGTACGTTGCAGTTTGACGTAGTTGCACATCGTTTGCAGTTTGAATACGGCGTCGA encodes:
- a CDS encoding peptide chain release factor 3, whose protein sequence is MSIESEIHRRRTFAIISHPDAGKTTLTEKLLWFGGAIQVAGEVRARKASRHATSDWMELEKQRGISVTSSVMQFPYRDHIINLLDTPGHEDFSEDTYRTLTAVDSAIMVIDSVNGVEAQTIKLLNVCRMRDTPIITFINKLDREGREPIELLDEIESVLGMQCAPMTWPIGMGKRFRGVYHLYNDTVLVFDPQADKGTSEIIQGLDNPRLNEFIGKEQADELRVDIELVRGASHTFDSAAYLAGKQTPVLFGSAVNNFGVQMMLDAVVDLSPEPLARVTESRLVAPAEAKFSGFVFKIQANMDPKHRDRIAFLRVCSGRFDRGMKIKQISSGKFMAVNNAITFMAQDRNTADEAYAGDIIGIPNHGTIRLGDTFTENENLKFTGIPSFAPEFFRKARIKNPLKMKQLQKGLQQLAEEGATQLFRPISSNDLILGAVGTLQFDVVAHRLQFEYGVDVLFEGCEFATARWLRGSEPDLKQLVDKYGFNVALDGADQYVYLAPNRVNLSMTQERFPDVKFLETREVY
- a CDS encoding O-antigen ligase family protein yields the protein MNTIRSVVYPIFIISLILSGFWYIGSALTGLLIIIAVIISGSSTFARHTWKNHALTWLMLIYLAWLFIVTFSSDIPNPSMLTLAVLAGLPVIYITASNSPHLSSTWAPLRMMLFLGAIGLALWGLWQVIAKIGYGFPVGPLVDRNAFAALMNLLWFPATYLFLTNTNSRSKAAIYGAGLFIINMALFATASRGGIVTWLLLLPVLLWAGWGYTKAKWWVAAIPLIAFGAYIASMNLGSDTNIANRSFALSQDASTGARLLMWQSALHMLWAHPFTGTGWGTFTGIYPAFRSPLENTTAGVFAHNDYLQLGTEGGAITPILLLLILLGILWQLRRSVKLSITAAGLESTALLLGVLAIFIHAGLNFIFYFAFMNIIAGLYLARAAQLTETPRIITLPSLAQISKPVKRIMAGFIILLAATPFVLHLIAQACLTGSQPGLKVLQVVKPNINAYDIAKLITAIHPQEGIAQEVMLQITEAGLANSDGISMTGGNFQLELLNETLARFDQVRAQTANNPNIGVREVKILVANQSILPTGVAYAKAHSIITANLKADPYHANSYIALARLQVAEGHRADAINTLQQATHHILTRRDHQLLNVETLRQLAAPKIIPELDAIEKKLHAVRSDSETGKPLILAPHFSEDIDAQLQAIANGLNVIPK
- a CDS encoding pilin, which produces MNKMQKGFTLIELMIVVAIIGILAAIAIPSYNNYTKKAKFTEVVQATAAAKTGVEMCANDLNTLTGCSGGSNGVPQNITTATKYLASLTTTNGIIKATATLTGGLAGETYILNPSYTAATATTDASPITWATDPTSTCLTASICK